The following proteins are encoded in a genomic region of Liolophura sinensis isolate JHLJ2023 chromosome 5, CUHK_Ljap_v2, whole genome shotgun sequence:
- the LOC135465430 gene encoding gastrula zinc finger protein XlCGF49.1-like — translation MAYGGGGGGRGGGRGRGGRGEGEASAKFTCRTCARRFSRRGNWMRHVQTQHAERERSPFNCCACARTFSRWDAWLRHEEEEEEEEEEEGGLARLTCPTCGLTISRLSHLVRHQQRHEKQERVYICEGCDKTFYRLWHWPIHRRAEHGKESHTPTHTSFESAIPFVRENFMGNNSGPLVDTAIDGDQSLALYGSSKPTCLNGM, via the exons ATGGCTtacggaggaggaggaggaggacgTGGAGGGGGAAGAGGAAGAGGAGGGAGAGGAGAAGGAGAGGCTTCGGCAAAGTTTACTTGTCGGACGTGTGCCAGGCGGTTTTCCCGGCGGGGCAATTGGATGAGACATGTTCAGACACAGCATGCCGAGAGGGAGAGGTCTCCGTTTAATTGCTGCGCGTGCGCCAGGACATTTTCCCGGTGGGACGCGTGGCTGCGTCAtgaagaggaggaggaggaggaggaggaggaggagggagGACTAGCGAGGTTGACGTGCCCGACCTGCGGGCTGACGATTTCCCGCCTGAGCCATTTGGTCCGGCACCAGCAGCGACATGAAAAACAGGAGCGTGTGTACATATGCGAAGGGTGTGACAAGACGTTTTACCGGTTATGGCATTGGCCCATCCATCGACGTGCTGAACACGGAAAGGAAAGtcacacacccacccacacatCGTTTG aatcagcaataccatttgtgagagagaatttcatggggaataactctgggccgcttgttgacacggctatagacggGGACCAGTCTTTGGCGCTATATGGTTCATCTAAGCCCACATGTTTAAACGGGATGTGA